The segment TGCTTCTGTTAATGGTTGAGGTTTCGCTTTTACTTCACCTTTGTAGTCTAGTTTACGTACAAGTGCGGTTGAATTTTCCTGTAATTCTTTAAGTAAAGCGGGTGCAATAGTTAAACGATCACAACCTGCTAATTCAATAATTTCACCTACATTACGGAAACTTGCACCCATTACCACTGTTTTATAACCGTATTCTTTGTAGTAGTTATAAATTTTGGTTACAGAAATGACACCTGGGTCTTCTGCTGGAGCATATTCTTTTTTATCAGTATTTGCTTTGTACCAGTCTAAGATACGACCGACGAATGGCGAAATTAAGTAAACCCCTGCTTCAGCACACGCACGTGCTTGGGCTTCAGAGAATAATAAAGTTAAGTTACAGTTAATGCCTTCTTTTTCAAGAATCTCTGCTGCACGAATACCTTGCCATGTTGACGCAATTTTGATCAAGATACGATCATTTGAAATACCTGCCGCATTATAAAGTGCGATAAGTTTACGTGCTTTTTCAACGGTTGCTTGGGTATCGTAAGAAAGACGCGCATCCACTTCCGTTGAAATACGTCCTGGGACAATTTTTAAAATTTCTAAACCGATGTTTACCGCTAATTTATCTTCTGCATCAATTAATTGTTGCGCTTTATCTGCACTTTGTGCTTTGGCGTAAGTAATCGCTTCATCAATTAATGGTGCATATTGTGGTAATGCTGAAGCACTTAAAATTAAAGATGGGTTTGTTGTTGCATCTTGTGGTTGGTATTTTTTAATTGCATCAATATCGCCCGTATCAGCCACGACGACGGTCATACTACGAAGTGAATCTAACTGAGTTGTCATTATATTCTCCTTGAATGGATTTGTTTGAATTCGACTGTCTTACGATAGCATAATTAGCTTTAAAAAGGTAATTCGTCCAGGAAAATATTTACGATAGGGAAAACCAATGCATTCTAAATTTATCCTCTCATACCATCACTTTTAACAATTTTTTCGCGATTTATTAGATACAAATCACAAAACGTTATTTTTCTTTAAATAATTACCTTACAAATCTTTACAAAAATGAAATTTTGAGCTAATAAGAGAAAGACCCTTTATAAAAATATCGCCTAATGACAAGGAGGCTCAAATGCAACACAAACTACTTTTCTCTGCCATTGCGCTTGCTCTTTCCTATTCTGCTCAAGCAGTTATAGTGCCTGAAGGAACGCAATTAGATGAAAAACAACATATCGTGATCAATAACGGGGCTGAACCACAAAGTTTTGACCCACAAAAAACTGAAGGTGTACCTGAATCTAGCGTTGCTTATCAATTACTTGAAGGCCTCGTCACCTCAGACTCTGAAGGTAAACTTCAACCGGGTGTAGCTGAAAGCTGGGAAAACACACCAGACTTTAAAACGTGGACATTCCATTTACGTAAAGATGCCAAATGGTCAAATGGTGATCCCGTTACTGCGCACGATTTCGTGTTTGCTTGGCGTCGTTTAGTGGATCCTGCAACAGCAGCCCCTTATGCAAGTTACTTAAGTTATTTACAAGTGGAAAATGCGCAAGACATCATTGACGGTAAGAAAAAACCGGCTGAATTAGGTGTTGAAGCAAAAGATGATTACACCTTTGTGGTTCATGCAACCAATCCTGTGCCTTATGCAGTCAGTTTAACGACTCACCAATCCTTATTGCCATTACCACAAAAAGTGGTCGAAAAATTGGGTGATGCATGGGTGAAAAAAGAAAACTACGTGGGTAATGGTGCCTA is part of the Haemophilus parainfluenzae ATCC 33392 genome and harbors:
- the tal gene encoding transaldolase gives rise to the protein MTTQLDSLRSMTVVVADTGDIDAIKKYQPQDATTNPSLILSASALPQYAPLIDEAITYAKAQSADKAQQLIDAEDKLAVNIGLEILKIVPGRISTEVDARLSYDTQATVEKARKLIALYNAAGISNDRILIKIASTWQGIRAAEILEKEGINCNLTLLFSEAQARACAEAGVYLISPFVGRILDWYKANTDKKEYAPAEDPGVISVTKIYNYYKEYGYKTVVMGASFRNVGEIIELAGCDRLTIAPALLKELQENSTALVRKLDYKGEVKAKPQPLTEAEFYWQHNSDAMAVEKLAEGIRKFAVDQEKLEAMLSAKL